The Sphingomonas aliaeris genome segment CAGGAATCGCTGCTCGTGAACATGCTCGCGGGCAAGATGGCGAAGAACATCTCGTTGCCGGACAATTCCGCTGTGTCGAACTTCATCGCGGGCAACCCGACGATGTTCGCCGGCCGCAAGCGCTACATGCTCGACCAGATCGTCTTCCCGCAGCCGACCGACATGACGGTGATCAAGGACCTTCAGCCGGCTCACTCGCTCGAAGCCATCGCCCAGATTTTGACCGCGAAGGGCATCCAGTTCCAGCGCGGCAACGGTCAGGTCGATTCGGGCATGCTGCCGCCGGACGTCGCGTCGCGTATCGCCGCGCTTCCCGCCGGAGAGCCGTTCCTGATCCCGGACAATGGACGGTTGGTCGCCAGCGTGATCAAGTCTGCGGAAGCGGTCGCGACGCCCGAAGATCAGGCGAAGCCCGCCGCGCTCAACGTGCTGCGTCAGCAGGCGCTGGCCGAGGCGATGCGCAAGCAGGTCGCGAAGTCGCGCTCGACCGCCAAGATCGAATACCAGCCCGGCTTCGCGCCGCCCGCCGGGGTCAAGCCCGGCGCCCCTGCAGCCGGGGCCGCCCCGAAGGCCTGATTTAGGAACCCGGCGATATCAGTATCGCCGGGTTTTCAATGGATTGGGCAAGCGAATGCGATCGTAACGATCGCATCGCGGGGATATCGCAACCCGCCCCCAAACCGTCGGTGCCAAAATCGGAATGCCGGCGCTAAGCCGTGCGAGGCGGCTTAGCGCCTTCAGGTCCCTGTCGTCGCCTTTGCCGCCGCCGGAGTCGTTGCCACCGGTTTGGATGGCGCAGGCATCGGTTCCGGTGTCTTCGGCTTCTCGGGTACCGCTGTGGGGTCGATCGACAGGCGCAGGCGCCGCGCGCGCAGATTGTTTGGCACCGCGCGGGTCATATCCCGTAATGCGTCGTTGGCGGCATCGCGGCGCCCGGTCCCGATCAGCGTCCGGGCAAGCCGCGCGTTCAGCCGCGTATCGCCCGGATTCGCACGA includes the following:
- a CDS encoding SurA N-terminal domain-containing protein; amino-acid sequence: MNRKLKFVAGTAAMLVLLSGCEKKVGGQVVAVVNGEEITQQQLNAELNGAQLQPGADKKAIMAQLLQRVVDRTLLVQQAKADGLDQSPAYLEQARRQQESLLVNMLAGKMAKNISLPDNSAVSNFIAGNPTMFAGRKRYMLDQIVFPQPTDMTVIKDLQPAHSLEAIAQILTAKGIQFQRGNGQVDSGMLPPDVASRIAALPAGEPFLIPDNGRLVASVIKSAEAVATPEDQAKPAALNVLRQQALAEAMRKQVAKSRSTAKIEYQPGFAPPAGVKPGAPAAGAAPKA